From a single Cotesia glomerata isolate CgM1 linkage group LG6, MPM_Cglom_v2.3, whole genome shotgun sequence genomic region:
- the LOC123267868 gene encoding uncharacterized protein DDB_G0283697-like, protein MAELQKSMETGKRLKVKKNLSFATEPESAAVKKKRLAQEEKQKANSKKKKIAKAANEVIEEEDGHFLNYGKKPRSNNIITSAKDKNNNKNSNETNKHTGVAILEDDLQNTETGRDNDAEDFENNTNYQILFDDTLPVSEDSDLFEPNYSSTPPDSSNHLMLPLSHGQSDQDQSDHDQSDHDQSDHDQSDHDQSDQDQSDQDQSDQDQSDQDQSDQDQNDHNQSGHYQSDHDQSNHDQSSHDQSDRSQNSHNQNTNNQPSNNQNSHDDGSHGQSNHRDEESNDDVMEEFFNNLWPEASSSSGNTNNNNDNQVLNLNVTQLKQCFKEFGGHMMGNIIKVLKKTQNKNDEYEIPPVINNKNFKKLLFSTLNRSSVSNISNYRNGSEML, encoded by the exons ATGGCCGAGTTACAAAAAAGTATGGAAACTGGAAAACGATTaaaggtgaaaaaaaatttgtcattcGCCACTGAACCTGAAAGTGctgctgtaaaaaaaaaacgcttagCACAAGAGGAAAAACAGAAGGccaattcaaaaaaa aaaaaaattgctaaagcTGCTAACGAGGTTATTGAAGAAGAAGATGGTCATTTTCTGAATTACGGGAAG aAACCTAGAtcgaataatataataacctCAGCTAAagataagaataataataaaaattcaaatgaaaCAAATAAACACACTGGAGTTGCAATTCTAGAGGATGATTTGCAGAATACAGAAACTGGACGTGACAACGATGCGgaagattttgaaaataatactaattatCAGATACTATTCGATGACACACTACCAGTCTCAGAAGACAGTGACTTGTTTGAGCCAAATTATTCTTCCACTCCACCTGATTCATCAAATCATCTGATGTTACCTCTTAGCCATGGTCAGAGTGACCAGGATCAGAGTGACCATGATCAGAGTGACCATGATCAGAGTGACCATGATCAGAGTGACCATGATCAGAGTGACCAGGATCAGAGTGACCAGGATCAAAGTGACCAGGATCAGAGTGACCAGGATCAAAGCGACCAGGATCAGAATGACCATAATCAGAGCGGCCATTATCAAAGTGACCATGATCAAAGCAACCATGATCAGAGTAGCCATGATCAAAGCGACCGTAGTCAGAACAGTCATAATCAAAATACCAATAATCAGCCCAGTAATAATCAGAACAGCCATGATGACGGCAGCCATGGTCAGAGTAACCATCGTGATGAAGAATCAAATGATGATGTTATGGAggaatttttcaataacttgTGGCCAGAAGCAAGTTCAAGTTCTggtaatactaataataataatgacaatcaAGTTTTAAACTTAAATGTAACTCAACTGAAGCAGTGCTTCAAAGAGTTTGGAGGACATATGATGGGAAATATTATCAAAGTGTTGAAGAAAACGCAAAATAAAAACGACGAATATGAAATACCTCCAGTTATCAATAATAAg aacttcaaaaaattattgttctCAACTCTAAACAGAAGTAGTGTatcaaatatttcaaattacaGAAATGGATCTGAAATGCTATAA
- the LOC123267866 gene encoding uncharacterized protein LOC123267866 yields MNDGQLFTVIHESSQVSLQESSIDSNNVIRSTSKDFSEHSLIDLTISTDDTNLDISAQPREIITELTNIHSTNPINNKVHQLELMIENSDPMLAMIDKYRSIHKILSITVDKDKCSEKPPKEIFTLPLNYLPKKKTIKIEKTGKSKLSFVDTSDEWYKQKLKKEKLKNMKEEKFNNKKILKEENKINGSRMFNLP; encoded by the exons atgaatgatGGACAACTTTTTACGGTTATACATGAATCTAGTCAAGTTAGTCTTCAAGAATCATCAATTGATAGCAATAACGTAATACGGAGCACTTCTAAAGACTTCAGTGAACACAGCCTAATTGATCTAACTATCTCTACTGATGATACAAATTTAGATATATCTGCACAGCCCAGAGAGATTATAACAGAGCTCACAAATATTCATTCTACAAATCCTATAAACAACAAAGTTCATCAATTAG AACTTATGATAGAAAATTCAGATCCTATGCTTGCAATGATTGACAAATATCGTTCTATTCACAAGATTTTATCAATAACTGTTGATAAAg ataaatgtTCCGAAAAACCTCCGAAAGAAATATTCACTTTGCCATTGAATTATTTAccgaagaaaaaaacaataaaaattgaaaaaacaggCAAGTCAAAGTTATCATTTGTGGACACCTCTGATGAATGGTACaaacaaaagttaaaaaaagaaaagttaaaaaacatgaaagaggaaaaatttaacaataaaaaaatattaaaagaagaaaacaaaattaatggCTCAA GAATGTTCAACCTACCTTGA